From a single Kitasatospora azatica KCTC 9699 genomic region:
- the nadA gene encoding quinolinate synthase NadA codes for MTTTLDTTFAEPTQTPLALLLLGRNADPNSERGVECPGDLPPASDPDLVERARAAKAALGDRVFILGHHYQRDEVIEFADVTGDSFKLARDAAARPEAEYIVFCGVHFMAESADILTSAAQQVILPDLAAGCSMADMATAEQVAECWDVLTEAGIAEETVPVSYMNSSADIKAFTGKHGGTICTSSNAKRALEWAFEQGQKVLFLPDQHLGRNTAVRDMGFSLDDCVLYNPHKPNGGLTVEQLRNAKMILWRGHCSVHGRFTVDSVNEVRERIPGVNVLVHPECKHEVVAAADQVGSTEYIIKALEAAEPGSKWAIGTELNLVRRLAKAHPDKEIVFLDRSVCFCSTMNRIDLPHLVWALESLVEGRVPNVITVDPETEKYAKAALDRMLALP; via the coding sequence GTGACCACCACCCTTGACACCACGTTCGCCGAGCCGACCCAGACGCCGCTTGCCCTGCTGCTGCTCGGCCGCAACGCCGACCCGAACAGCGAGCGCGGGGTCGAGTGCCCCGGCGACCTGCCGCCTGCCTCCGACCCCGACCTGGTCGAGCGCGCCCGCGCCGCCAAGGCCGCGCTCGGCGACCGGGTCTTCATCCTGGGGCACCACTACCAGCGCGACGAGGTGATCGAGTTCGCCGACGTCACGGGCGACTCCTTCAAGCTCGCCCGGGACGCGGCGGCCCGCCCGGAGGCCGAGTACATCGTCTTCTGCGGCGTGCACTTCATGGCCGAGTCCGCCGACATCCTCACCAGCGCGGCCCAGCAGGTGATCCTCCCCGACCTGGCGGCCGGCTGCTCGATGGCCGACATGGCCACCGCCGAGCAGGTCGCCGAGTGCTGGGACGTGCTGACCGAGGCCGGCATAGCCGAGGAGACCGTCCCGGTCTCGTACATGAACTCCTCCGCCGACATCAAGGCCTTCACCGGCAAGCACGGCGGCACCATCTGCACCTCGTCCAACGCCAAGCGGGCCCTCGAGTGGGCCTTCGAGCAGGGCCAGAAGGTGCTCTTCCTGCCCGACCAGCACCTGGGCCGCAACACCGCGGTGCGGGACATGGGCTTCTCGCTCGACGACTGCGTGCTCTACAACCCGCACAAGCCGAACGGCGGCCTGACCGTCGAGCAGCTGCGGAACGCCAAGATGATCCTCTGGCGCGGGCACTGCTCGGTGCACGGCCGCTTCACCGTGGACTCGGTCAACGAGGTCCGCGAGCGGATCCCCGGCGTCAACGTGCTGGTGCACCCCGAGTGCAAGCACGAGGTGGTCGCCGCCGCCGACCAGGTCGGTTCGACCGAGTACATCATCAAGGCCCTGGAGGCCGCCGAGCCCGGCTCCAAGTGGGCCATCGGCACCGAGCTCAACCTGGTCCGCCGGCTCGCCAAGGCGCACCCGGACAAGGAGATCGTCTTCCTGGACCGCTCGGTCTGCTTCTGCTCGACCATGAACCGGATCGACCTGCCGCACCTGGTCTGGGCGCTGGAGTCGCTGGTCGAGGGCCGGGTGCCGAACGTGATCACGGTCGACCCGGAGACCGAGAAGTACGCCAAGGCCGCGCTGGACCGGATGCTGGCGCTGCCGTAG
- a CDS encoding class I SAM-dependent methyltransferase, with the protein MVSRQLTERITAHFGERATTAPLRVLDVGCGQATQAVRLARAGHLITGLDSDPVTLGAAQAVLAAEPPQVRERVRLLSGDGHHCGRWFGPGSFDVVLCHGVLMYLPDPDPLIASLARMLAPGGLLSLLARNRDALAMRAGLSGDWRAALQAFDSDHYANRLGLTARADRLADLATTLREVSVPLQAWYGVRVFTDAMPDHAAPVDGRQLGQLLDAEDRAGREDPYRQVAALLHLVGTK; encoded by the coding sequence ATGGTCAGCCGCCAGCTGACCGAGCGGATCACCGCGCACTTCGGCGAGCGGGCCACCACGGCCCCACTGCGGGTCCTGGACGTCGGCTGCGGCCAGGCCACCCAGGCGGTCCGGCTGGCCCGGGCCGGCCACCTGATCACCGGTCTGGACTCCGACCCGGTCACCCTGGGCGCCGCACAGGCCGTGCTGGCCGCCGAGCCGCCGCAGGTGCGCGAGCGGGTCCGGCTGCTGAGCGGGGACGGACACCACTGCGGCCGCTGGTTCGGCCCGGGCAGCTTCGACGTGGTGCTCTGCCACGGCGTGCTGATGTACCTGCCCGACCCGGACCCCCTGATCGCCTCGCTGGCCCGGATGCTGGCCCCCGGCGGGCTGCTCTCGCTGCTGGCTCGCAACCGGGACGCGCTGGCCATGCGGGCCGGGCTGAGCGGCGACTGGCGGGCGGCGCTGCAGGCCTTCGACTCCGACCACTACGCCAACCGCCTGGGCCTGACCGCCCGCGCCGACCGGCTGGCCGACCTGGCCACCACCCTGCGCGAGGTCTCGGTACCGCTGCAGGCCTGGTACGGCGTGCGGGTCTTCACCGACGCCATGCCGGACCACGCCGCGCCGGTGGACGGCCGCCAGCTCGGCCAGCTGCTCGACGCCGAGGACCGGGCCGGCCGCGAGGACCCGTACCGTCAGGTGGCCGCACTGCTGCACCTGGTGGGGACCAAGTAA
- a CDS encoding Lrp/AsnC family transcriptional regulator, which yields MGTNRTPDAGGVSLDETDRLLLAHLGRDGRASYAEIGLLANLSATAVRRRIDRLRARGVVRGFTVVLDPELLGWQTEAFVEVYCRERTAPEEILASLRQFPEVVAAWTVTGDPDALVHLQAADTRHLEAVIERIRKEPGVQRSRSSVVLSRLIG from the coding sequence ATGGGCACCAACAGAACTCCCGATGCGGGTGGGGTTTCCCTGGACGAGACCGACCGGCTGCTGCTGGCCCATCTGGGCCGCGACGGACGGGCCTCGTACGCCGAGATCGGCCTGCTGGCCAACCTCTCCGCCACCGCCGTGCGCCGGCGGATCGACCGGCTGCGGGCCCGCGGCGTGGTGCGCGGCTTCACCGTGGTGCTCGACCCCGAGCTGCTCGGCTGGCAGACCGAGGCCTTCGTCGAGGTCTACTGCCGGGAACGGACCGCGCCCGAGGAGATCCTGGCCAGCCTGCGGCAGTTCCCCGAGGTGGTGGCCGCCTGGACGGTCACCGGCGACCCGGACGCGCTGGTCCACCTGCAGGCCGCCGACACCCGCCATCTGGAGGCCGTGATTGAACGTATCCGCAAGGAACCAGGCGTCCAGCGCAGCCGCAGCTCGGTGGTGCTCTCCCGGCTGATCGGCTAG
- the pspAA gene encoding PspA-associated protein PspAA — protein sequence MIMRIMGEGQFEVADEHLNRLNQLDDELLAALDSGDETAFRGTLGKLLGAVREVGAPVADDYLGPSDSILPQDGATIEDVRQLLRTEGDGLIPGIPE from the coding sequence ATGATCATGCGGATCATGGGTGAGGGCCAGTTCGAGGTGGCGGACGAGCACCTGAACCGGCTGAACCAGCTCGACGACGAGCTGCTCGCCGCACTGGATTCGGGGGACGAGACGGCCTTCCGCGGCACCCTGGGCAAGCTGCTCGGTGCGGTGCGTGAGGTCGGCGCCCCGGTGGCCGACGACTACCTCGGTCCGTCGGACTCGATCCTGCCGCAGGACGGCGCGACCATCGAGGACGTCCGGCAGCTGCTGCGGACTGAGGGCGACGGGCTGATTCCGGGGATCCCGGAGTAG
- the lpdA gene encoding dihydrolipoyl dehydrogenase: protein MANDASTVFDVVILGGGSGGYAAALRAAQLGLSVALIEKGELGGTCLHRGCIPTKALLHAAEIADETKEAAEFGVLATFQGIDINGVHKYKDDVIAGLYKGLQGLVASRKVVFIQGEGRLSSGTSVDVNGQRVEGRHIVLATGSVPKSLPGLTIDGDRVISSDHALKLDRIPQSAVILGGGVIGVEFASVWKSFGVDVTIVEALPHLVPLEDENSSKLLERAFRKRGIKFELKARFSGVEYTETGVRVSTENGKQIDADLLLVAIGRGPVSQGLGYEEVGVAMDRGYVLVDEYMRTNVPTISAVGDLAPTLQLAHVGFAEGILVAERLAGLKAVPIDYDGVPRVTYSNPEVASVGISEAKAVELYGKEKVVTLKYNLAGNGKSKILKTAGEIKLVQVKDGAVVGVHMVGARMGEQVGEAQLIYNWEALPAEVAQLIHAHPTQSEALGEAHLALAGKPLHAHD, encoded by the coding sequence GTGGCGAACGACGCCAGCACCGTTTTCGACGTAGTCATTCTCGGAGGCGGAAGCGGCGGCTACGCCGCGGCGCTCCGCGCCGCTCAGCTGGGCCTGAGCGTGGCCCTGATCGAGAAGGGCGAGCTGGGCGGTACCTGCCTGCACCGGGGTTGCATCCCCACCAAGGCGCTGCTGCACGCCGCCGAGATCGCCGACGAGACCAAGGAAGCCGCCGAGTTCGGTGTGCTGGCGACCTTCCAGGGCATCGACATCAACGGCGTCCACAAGTACAAGGACGACGTGATCGCCGGCCTGTACAAGGGCCTGCAGGGCCTGGTCGCCTCGCGCAAGGTCGTCTTCATCCAGGGCGAGGGCCGGCTCTCCTCGGGCACCTCGGTGGACGTCAACGGCCAGCGCGTCGAGGGCCGCCACATCGTGCTGGCGACCGGCTCCGTGCCGAAGTCGCTGCCGGGCCTGACCATCGACGGCGACCGGGTCATCTCCTCCGACCACGCCCTCAAGCTCGACCGGATCCCGCAGTCGGCCGTCATCCTCGGCGGCGGCGTGATCGGTGTCGAGTTCGCCTCCGTCTGGAAGTCCTTCGGCGTCGACGTCACCATCGTCGAGGCGCTGCCGCACCTGGTTCCGCTGGAGGACGAGAACTCCTCCAAGCTGCTGGAGCGTGCCTTCCGCAAGCGTGGCATCAAGTTCGAGCTCAAGGCCCGCTTCTCGGGCGTGGAGTACACCGAGACCGGTGTCCGGGTCTCCACCGAGAACGGCAAGCAGATCGACGCCGACCTGCTGCTGGTCGCGATCGGCCGCGGCCCGGTCTCGCAGGGCCTGGGCTACGAGGAGGTCGGGGTCGCGATGGACCGCGGCTACGTCCTGGTCGACGAGTACATGCGCACCAACGTGCCCACCATCTCGGCCGTCGGTGACCTCGCCCCCACCCTGCAGCTGGCCCACGTCGGCTTCGCCGAGGGCATCCTGGTCGCCGAGCGGCTGGCCGGCCTGAAGGCCGTGCCGATCGACTACGACGGCGTGCCGCGGGTGACCTACTCCAACCCCGAGGTCGCCTCGGTCGGCATCTCCGAGGCCAAGGCCGTGGAGCTGTACGGCAAGGAGAAGGTCGTCACGCTCAAGTACAACCTGGCCGGCAACGGCAAGAGCAAGATCCTCAAGACCGCCGGCGAGATCAAGCTCGTCCAGGTCAAGGACGGTGCTGTGGTCGGCGTCCACATGGTCGGCGCCCGCATGGGTGAGCAGGTCGGCGAAGCCCAGCTCATCTACAACTGGGAGGCGCTGCCGGCCGAGGTCGCGCAGCTCATCCACGCGCACCCGACGCAGTCCGAGGCGCTCGGCGAGGCGCACCTCGCGCTGGCCGGCAAGCCGCTGCACGCGCACGACTGA
- a CDS encoding nicotinate-nucleotide--dimethylbenzimidazole phosphoribosyltransferase, whose amino-acid sequence MDTTVDLDTFASLVERPDDAARRAAEERWLALDQPRGGLGQLEELGNWLASVQGATPVRAITAPKVLLFAGDHGIASLGVSKLPAEGGTARRVHAVLDGSAPVAKLARRFGAEVRVVDLAVDAPEAEFPEEVTRQRVRRGSGRIDLENAVSAAEAAQAFAIGMAIADEEAELGTDLVVLGDLGVGSTTVAAVLIGALCGTDAAAVCGRGSGIDDKVWMVKCAAVRDSLRRARPVLGDQLALLAATGGADFAAITGFLLQAAVRRLPVVLDGVVSAACALVAQRISFRAPEWWRAGSLTGEPALAKAYDRLTLTPLHDQKITMGEGVGALLALPLLQAASDALAEEAFVPSAPAAPREPAKLPTAAELLGQL is encoded by the coding sequence ATGGACACCACCGTGGATCTCGATACCTTCGCCTCGCTCGTCGAGCGCCCCGACGACGCCGCCCGGCGCGCGGCCGAGGAACGCTGGCTCGCCCTGGACCAGCCGCGCGGCGGCCTCGGGCAGTTGGAGGAGCTGGGCAACTGGCTGGCCTCGGTCCAGGGGGCCACCCCGGTCCGGGCGATCACCGCGCCCAAGGTGCTGCTCTTCGCCGGCGACCACGGCATCGCCTCGCTCGGCGTCTCCAAGCTCCCCGCCGAGGGCGGCACCGCCCGCCGGGTGCACGCGGTGCTGGACGGCAGCGCTCCGGTGGCCAAGCTGGCCCGCCGGTTCGGCGCCGAGGTGCGGGTGGTGGACCTGGCGGTCGACGCCCCCGAGGCGGAGTTCCCCGAGGAGGTCACCCGGCAGCGGGTGCGCCGCGGCTCCGGCCGGATCGACCTGGAGAACGCGGTCAGTGCGGCCGAGGCCGCGCAGGCCTTCGCGATCGGCATGGCGATCGCCGACGAGGAGGCCGAGCTCGGCACCGACCTGGTGGTCCTGGGCGACCTCGGGGTCGGCTCGACCACGGTTGCCGCGGTGCTGATCGGCGCGCTCTGCGGGACCGACGCGGCCGCGGTCTGCGGGCGCGGCTCGGGCATCGACGACAAGGTGTGGATGGTCAAGTGCGCCGCCGTCCGCGACTCGCTGCGCCGGGCCCGTCCGGTGCTCGGCGACCAGCTGGCGCTGCTCGCGGCCACCGGCGGCGCCGACTTCGCCGCGATCACCGGCTTCCTGCTGCAGGCCGCGGTGCGCCGCCTGCCGGTGGTGCTGGACGGCGTGGTCTCGGCCGCCTGTGCGCTGGTGGCGCAGCGGATCTCGTTCCGCGCGCCCGAGTGGTGGCGGGCCGGTTCGCTGACCGGTGAGCCCGCGCTGGCCAAGGCCTACGACCGGCTGACCCTGACCCCGCTGCACGACCAGAAGATCACCATGGGCGAGGGTGTCGGCGCGCTGCTGGCGCTGCCGCTGCTGCAGGCCGCCTCGGACGCGCTGGCCGAGGAGGCGTTCGTCCCGTCCGCCCCGGCCGCGCCCCGCGAGCCGGCGAAGCTGCCGACGGCGGCCGAACTGCTGGGCCAGCTCTGA
- the sucB gene encoding 2-oxoglutarate dehydrogenase, E2 component, dihydrolipoamide succinyltransferase: protein MAVSVTLPALGESVSEGTVTRWLKAEGERVEADEPLLEVSTDKVDTEIPAPVSGILAAIKVAEDETVEVGAELAIIDDGSGAPVAAAAPVAEVAAPAPVAAPAPVVEAPAAPAPAAAAPVAPAGDATPVLLPALGESVSEGTVTRWLKAEGDTVEVDEPLLEVSTDKVDTEIPSPVAGVVVKILVGEDETAEVGAQLALIGAAGAVAAAPAPAPVAAPAPVAAPAPVVEAPAPVAAPVAPAPVAAPAPVAAPAPVAAPVAPAAPVAPAPVADAGDAYVTPLVRKLAAEQGIALSAVTGTGVGGRIRKQDVLAAAEAAKAAAAAPAAPAAAAAAPKAAAAAPSPLRGQTVKMTRMRKVIGDNMMKALHEQAQLTSVVEVDVTKIMKLRGKAKDAFLAREGVKLSPMPFFVKAAAQALKSHPVVNARINDAEGTITYFDTENIGIAVDSEKGLMTPVIKGAGDLNLAGISKKTAELATKVRGNKITPDELSGATFTISNTGSRGALFDTVIVPPNQAAILGIGATVKRPVVIETPEGTVIGVRDMTYLSLSYDHRLVDGADAARYLVAVKEILESGEFEVELGL, encoded by the coding sequence ATGGCGGTCTCAGTAACGCTGCCCGCGCTGGGCGAGAGCGTGTCCGAAGGTACTGTCACCCGCTGGCTGAAGGCCGAGGGTGAGCGAGTGGAGGCCGACGAGCCGCTGCTCGAGGTGTCGACCGACAAGGTCGACACCGAGATCCCGGCGCCGGTCTCCGGCATCCTCGCGGCGATCAAGGTCGCCGAGGACGAGACCGTCGAGGTGGGCGCCGAGCTGGCGATCATCGACGACGGCTCGGGTGCACCGGTGGCCGCGGCCGCTCCGGTGGCCGAGGTCGCTGCTCCGGCTCCCGTGGCCGCGCCGGCCCCGGTCGTCGAGGCGCCGGCTGCTCCGGCCCCGGCTGCCGCCGCCCCGGTTGCTCCGGCCGGCGACGCCACCCCGGTACTGCTGCCCGCGCTCGGCGAGTCGGTCTCCGAGGGCACCGTGACCCGCTGGCTCAAGGCCGAGGGTGACACCGTCGAGGTCGACGAGCCGCTGCTCGAGGTCTCCACCGACAAGGTCGACACCGAGATCCCGTCGCCGGTCGCCGGTGTCGTGGTGAAGATCCTGGTCGGCGAGGACGAGACCGCCGAGGTCGGCGCGCAGCTCGCGCTGATCGGTGCGGCGGGTGCGGTCGCTGCTGCTCCTGCTCCGGCTCCGGTCGCTGCTCCGGCCCCCGTGGCCGCGCCGGCCCCGGTCGTCGAGGCTCCGGCCCCGGTGGCCGCCCCGGTCGCCCCGGCCCCGGTGGCCGCTCCGGCTCCGGTCGCCGCCCCGGCGCCCGTGGCCGCTCCGGTTGCTCCGGCCGCCCCGGTCGCCCCGGCTCCGGTCGCCGACGCCGGTGACGCCTACGTCACCCCGCTGGTCCGCAAGCTCGCCGCCGAGCAGGGCATCGCGCTCTCCGCCGTCACCGGCACCGGCGTCGGCGGTCGGATCCGCAAGCAGGACGTGCTCGCCGCCGCCGAGGCCGCGAAGGCCGCCGCCGCTGCTCCGGCCGCCCCGGCCGCCGCCGCTGCCGCGCCGAAGGCCGCTGCCGCCGCGCCGTCCCCGCTGCGCGGTCAGACGGTCAAGATGACCCGGATGCGCAAGGTCATCGGCGACAACATGATGAAGGCCCTGCACGAGCAGGCCCAGCTGACCAGCGTGGTCGAGGTGGACGTCACCAAGATCATGAAGCTGCGCGGCAAGGCCAAGGACGCCTTCCTCGCCCGCGAGGGCGTGAAGCTGTCCCCGATGCCGTTCTTCGTCAAGGCCGCCGCCCAGGCGCTGAAGAGCCACCCGGTGGTCAACGCCCGGATCAACGACGCCGAGGGCACCATCACCTACTTCGACACCGAGAACATCGGTATCGCGGTGGACTCCGAGAAGGGCCTGATGACCCCGGTCATCAAGGGTGCGGGCGACCTCAACCTGGCCGGCATCTCCAAGAAGACCGCCGAGCTGGCCACCAAGGTGCGCGGCAACAAGATCACCCCGGACGAGCTGTCCGGCGCCACCTTCACCATCAGCAACACCGGCTCGCGCGGCGCGCTCTTCGACACCGTCATCGTGCCGCCGAACCAGGCCGCCATCCTGGGCATCGGCGCCACGGTCAAGCGCCCGGTGGTCATCGAGACCCCCGAGGGCACCGTCATCGGCGTCCGCGACATGACCTACCTCTCCCTCTCCTACGACCACCGCCTGGTGGACGGCGCCGACGCCGCCCGCTACCTGGTCGCCGTCAAGGAGATCCTGGAGAGCGGCGAGTTCGAGGTCGAGCTCGGCCTGTAA
- a CDS encoding adenosylcobinamide-GDP ribazoletransferase — MKAHGLRFAFGTLSVLPVRVERWDRPSAGRAMLAAPLVGAVLGALAGGLGALLAWRGSALLGAVAAVAALAVLTRGLHLDGLADVADGLGSGKPAEDALRIMKQSDIGPFGVLTLVLVLFAQVACLAGQFAHSPARGALAVLTAAVAGRCALGWGCLRSVPPARPGGLGAMVAATVAPAQALAVTALGALLLTVLHPRYALALVLGQLAAALLLRRCVQRFDGITGDVLGALVETSATGALVCLALWA; from the coding sequence CTGAAGGCTCACGGCCTGCGGTTCGCCTTCGGCACCCTGTCGGTGCTGCCGGTACGGGTGGAGCGCTGGGACCGTCCCTCGGCCGGGCGCGCGATGCTCGCCGCGCCGCTGGTCGGCGCGGTGCTCGGCGCACTGGCCGGCGGGCTCGGCGCGCTGCTCGCCTGGCGCGGCTCGGCGCTGCTCGGCGCGGTGGCCGCCGTCGCCGCACTGGCGGTGCTCACCCGGGGCCTGCACCTGGACGGGCTGGCCGACGTGGCCGACGGCCTGGGCAGCGGCAAGCCCGCCGAGGACGCGCTGCGCATCATGAAGCAGTCCGACATCGGGCCGTTCGGCGTGCTGACGCTGGTTCTCGTGCTGTTCGCTCAGGTGGCCTGCCTGGCGGGTCAGTTCGCCCACTCCCCCGCGCGCGGCGCGCTCGCCGTGCTGACCGCCGCGGTGGCCGGTCGGTGCGCGCTCGGCTGGGGCTGCCTGCGCTCGGTGCCGCCCGCGCGTCCCGGTGGGCTGGGCGCGATGGTGGCCGCCACCGTCGCCCCGGCGCAGGCGCTCGCCGTCACCGCCCTCGGGGCACTGCTCCTGACCGTCCTTCATCCGCGCTACGCACTCGCCCTGGTCCTCGGTCAGCTCGCCGCGGCGCTGCTGCTGCGCCGGTGCGTGCAGCGGTTCGACGGGATCACCGGTGACGTGCTCGGCGCCCTGGTGGAGACGTCGGCCACCGGTGCCCTGGTGTGCCTGGCGCTCTGGGCCTGA
- a CDS encoding PspA/IM30 family protein: protein MKRMGLIFRSKANKALDRAEDPRETLDYSYQKQLELLQKVRRGVADVATSRKRLELQLTQLQQQSAKYEDQGRKALSLGREDLAREALTRKSAMQSQINDLQVQYQQLQAEEEKLTLASQRLQAKVDAFRTKKETIKATYTAAQAQTRIAESFSGISEEMGDVGLAIQRAEDKTAQMQARAGAIDELLASGALDDNSGLGRKDDIEAELERVAGGSDVELELARMKAELGGGGSGPAAIEQGNGGAAQQHQGGQGGQQDTPPPTINYQK, encoded by the coding sequence ATGAAGCGTATGGGGCTGATCTTCCGGTCCAAGGCGAACAAGGCCCTGGACCGGGCGGAGGACCCGCGCGAGACGCTCGACTACTCGTACCAGAAGCAGCTCGAACTGCTGCAGAAGGTGCGCAGGGGCGTGGCGGACGTCGCCACCTCGCGCAAGCGCCTGGAGCTCCAGCTGACCCAGCTCCAGCAGCAGTCCGCGAAGTACGAGGACCAGGGCCGCAAGGCGCTCTCGCTCGGCCGTGAGGACCTGGCCCGCGAGGCGCTGACCCGTAAGTCGGCGATGCAGTCCCAGATCAACGATCTGCAGGTGCAGTACCAGCAGCTGCAGGCCGAGGAGGAGAAGCTCACGCTCGCCTCCCAGCGCCTGCAGGCCAAGGTGGACGCCTTCCGCACCAAGAAGGAGACCATCAAGGCCACCTACACGGCTGCCCAGGCGCAGACCCGGATCGCCGAGTCCTTCTCCGGGATCTCGGAGGAGATGGGCGACGTCGGCCTGGCGATCCAGCGGGCCGAGGACAAGACCGCGCAGATGCAGGCCCGGGCCGGTGCGATCGACGAGCTGCTGGCCTCCGGCGCGCTCGACGACAACAGCGGGCTCGGCCGCAAGGACGACATCGAGGCCGAGCTGGAGCGGGTGGCCGGCGGCAGCGACGTCGAGCTGGAGCTGGCTCGGATGAAGGCCGAGCTCGGCGGTGGCGGGTCCGGCCCGGCCGCGATCGAGCAGGGCAACGGCGGCGCCGCGCAGCAGCACCAGGGTGGCCAGGGGGGCCAGCAGGACACCCCGCCGCCCACCATCAACTACCAGAAGTAA
- a CDS encoding leucyl aminopeptidase, translated as MTALSVSTSSAAALRADALVIGVAKGPKGLVVASGAEVVTEAFDGKLVEILSTLGATGGEGETTKLPAPAGLKAGYVLAVGLGELAEDGFAAEALRRAAGVAARTLAGAKKAGLALPAESAEEVEAVALGGLLGAYDFTAYRTAEGGKEPVGELTVLTTRKGSKDAKAALERAGVLGEEMNRARDLINTPPNDLFPKSFAAIVQTAGKEHGLKVEVLDEKALAKGGFGGILGVGNGSENKPRLVKVAYTHPKAKATLAFVGKGITYDSGGISLKPAGHNETMKCDMSGAAAVFAAVVAAKRLGLQVNVTGWLALAENMPSGSATRPGDVLRMYGGKTVEVLNTDAEGRLVLADAIVRAGEEKPDAIVDVATLTGAMVLALGNRTFGVMAGTDAYREKLHAVAERAGEQSWPMPLPAELRKGMDSPVADLANMGERMGGGLVAGLFLKEFVADGIDWAHLDIAGPAFHEGAPYGYTPKGGTGSAVRTLVQLATETAQG; from the coding sequence GTGACTGCATTGTCTGTGAGCACCTCCTCCGCCGCCGCGCTGCGCGCGGATGCCCTGGTGATCGGTGTGGCGAAGGGTCCCAAGGGCCTGGTGGTGGCCTCCGGCGCCGAGGTGGTGACCGAGGCGTTCGACGGCAAGCTGGTCGAGATCCTCAGCACCCTGGGTGCCACCGGTGGCGAGGGCGAGACCACCAAGCTGCCGGCCCCCGCCGGGCTCAAGGCCGGCTACGTGCTGGCGGTCGGCCTCGGCGAGCTCGCCGAGGACGGCTTCGCCGCCGAGGCGCTGCGCCGGGCGGCGGGCGTGGCCGCCCGCACCCTGGCCGGTGCCAAGAAGGCCGGCCTGGCGCTGCCGGCCGAGTCCGCCGAGGAGGTCGAGGCGGTCGCGCTGGGCGGCCTGCTGGGCGCGTACGACTTCACCGCGTACCGCACCGCCGAGGGCGGCAAGGAGCCGGTCGGCGAGCTGACCGTGCTGACCACCCGCAAGGGCAGCAAGGACGCCAAGGCCGCGCTGGAGCGCGCCGGCGTGCTGGGCGAGGAGATGAACCGCGCCCGCGACCTGATCAACACCCCGCCGAACGACCTGTTCCCGAAGTCCTTCGCCGCGATCGTGCAGACCGCGGGCAAGGAGCACGGCCTCAAGGTCGAGGTGCTGGACGAGAAGGCGCTGGCCAAGGGCGGCTTCGGCGGCATCCTGGGCGTCGGCAACGGCTCGGAGAACAAGCCGCGGCTGGTGAAGGTGGCCTACACCCACCCGAAGGCCAAGGCCACCCTCGCCTTCGTCGGCAAGGGCATCACCTACGACTCGGGCGGCATCTCGCTCAAGCCGGCCGGCCACAACGAGACCATGAAGTGCGACATGTCCGGCGCCGCCGCCGTGTTCGCCGCCGTGGTCGCCGCCAAGCGGCTCGGCCTGCAGGTCAACGTCACCGGCTGGCTGGCGCTGGCCGAGAACATGCCGTCGGGCTCGGCCACCCGCCCCGGCGACGTGCTGAGGATGTACGGCGGCAAGACCGTCGAGGTGCTCAACACCGACGCCGAGGGCCGCCTGGTGCTGGCCGACGCGATCGTCCGGGCCGGCGAGGAGAAGCCGGACGCGATCGTGGACGTCGCGACCCTGACCGGCGCGATGGTGCTGGCGCTCGGCAACCGCACCTTCGGTGTGATGGCCGGCACCGACGCCTACCGCGAGAAGCTGCACGCGGTGGCGGAGCGCGCGGGCGAGCAGTCCTGGCCGATGCCGCTGCCGGCCGAGCTGCGCAAGGGCATGGACTCGCCGGTGGCCGACCTGGCCAACATGGGCGAGCGGATGGGTGGCGGCCTGGTGGCCGGCCTGTTCCTCAAGGAGTTCGTGGCGGACGGCATCGACTGGGCGCACCTGGACATCGCCGGCCCGGCCTTCCACGAGGGCGCGCCGTACGGCTACACCCCCAAGGGCGGCACCGGCAGCGCCGTGCGCACCCTGGTGCAGCTGGCGACGGAGACCGCGCAGGGCTGA
- a CDS encoding DUF3043 domain-containing protein, translating to MFRRRSDEAPSSATALAEQDDAASNARDPQAKKGRPTPKRSEAEAHRRTRVTVPKDRKEAAKQSRERMRAEREKQRMALLNGDERALPARDKGPVRRFTRDYMDSRWSLAEFFLPFAVVILVLSVVRVQTLQLLSTVLFLLFFVLVVIDFLRLGLGLRKALANRFPNENLRGAVGYGLMRNLQMRRLRLPKPQVKRGEHP from the coding sequence GTGTTCCGACGCCGTTCAGATGAAGCGCCCTCCTCCGCCACCGCGCTGGCCGAGCAGGATGACGCAGCCAGTAACGCCCGCGACCCGCAGGCCAAGAAGGGCCGCCCGACGCCCAAGCGCAGCGAGGCAGAGGCCCACCGACGGACCAGGGTGACCGTGCCCAAGGACCGCAAGGAGGCCGCCAAGCAGTCGCGCGAGCGGATGCGCGCCGAGCGCGAGAAGCAGCGGATGGCACTGCTCAACGGTGACGAGCGGGCGCTGCCCGCACGTGACAAGGGCCCGGTGCGCCGCTTCACCCGCGACTACATGGACTCGCGCTGGTCGCTGGCCGAGTTCTTCCTGCCGTTCGCGGTGGTGATCCTGGTGCTCAGCGTGGTCCGGGTGCAGACCCTGCAGCTGCTCTCCACGGTGCTCTTCCTGCTCTTCTTCGTGCTGGTCGTGATCGACTTCCTGCGCCTGGGGCTGGGCCTGCGCAAGGCCCTCGCCAACCGGTTCCCGAACGAGAACCTGCGCGGCGCGGTCGGCTACGGCCTGATGCGCAACCTGCAGATGCGCCGACTGCGGCTGCCCAAGCCGCAGGTGAAGCGGGGCGAGCACCCCTGA